CTGGCCAATCTCTTACAACCTCGACCTTTCTGGGATCAGCCTCAACTCCGTATCTGGAAATAATGTGGCATAAAAACGCCACACTCTCGagccagaactcgcatttgctGAACTTTTCATATAACTGTCTGTCTTGCAATATCTGCAGTGTTGTTCTCAAGTGCTAACTATGCTCTTCCCCGCTCTTTGAGTAGATCTATATATACTATGACAAACGTATGCAAATACGACTGAAAtatgcgattcatgagatctatGAAGATCGATGGCGCGCTAGTTAACCCGAAATGCATCaccataaactcgtagtgcccatatcgagtcctaaaagccgtcttgtgaacatctgtctctctcagtttcagctggtggtaTCCTGAACGAAGATTATATTCGAAAACACTGAATCTCCCTAcggctgatcaaataagtctttGATTCTATGCAggggatacttattcttgatggtGACCATTTTCAGctctctataatcaatgcagagtCGCATATCATCGTCCTTATTCTTCACAAACAATAtcggtgcgccccatggagaaaaactctggcaaataaaacccttgtcAAGAAAATCTTGAATCTGATCTTTCAGCTCTTTCATTTCCGCAGGTTGTGGACCTTCCATAGCATCGGTCGGACCCTACTGGATCGTGCCTAAGCATAGTTCAGTCCTTGCCCGATCGAACCCGCCCTCACCTTACACCCAAAACCCCCGAAACCCTCTGCCCTCACCAAGAACCGAGCGCACCCTAGGTTCCGCTCACCATGACACCTTAAACGTTGCATGAACGTCCCTAGTTGCTCCCAAAACGACAATCCCCTTGCAGCAAACAATCAAGAACATGAATGGATGATCAATAATGCAAGAACATGTAAGTAAACCAAACAAAACCTCATGTAAAAAACAGGAGCGAGAGTTTCACACACCAAAAAACATAATACAGCATGAGAGATGCAGAAATGAAAGTACGTGGCGTGCCTTGAAGGATTCTATGCAAGAACATCGAAGAACGAGTGTCGGGGAAGCGTCGGAGAATTTATCTTGCAAGAAAAACACTTGGCTGATGCTTTGCTGCTGAAGGAGGTGCTGGAAACGAGAGATTTTTGCTGAGTGTAGGGGGTGTCAGCTGGTGGGGGGATTAGGTTAAGGTTTAAGATTAATTAGGTGCTAGGTTTAAGTTTAAATAAAAGGGTTAATGGGccctaatataaaattaaaggGTAGAAAATGGATTGGGAGCCCATTAAGCttaaagtaggcccattaattTCAAACACACActagaaaaatatttcgttttggtaagtttttgaaaatattacccaAACTCTCAAAAAAACCCATGTTCCCATAAAATTTACTTATCGGTTAAAAATATGCTctggcgggtaaaaatacccaacaaaatccatttcttgaaaaatacatttaaaacatcttataataattaaaaaaattaatcatgccataaaaataattttcctgataattctccggtctccgtttctcgttcgagcgtgaaatgcaattagaaaccctaatgcatgaacttttaaaatttcatgaaataaattctatcatgcaataattatgcataaaaataattaaactcataattaaataaaatcctatattgcatgcattcagTTTACATGAATTAAATTTCTGGACCTTACAACGGCCATCAACCCGGGGAACCGTGTTGCTGCTTCGCCATATTTACGTACAGAATTTGTGTATGCAAGTGATTCAGTAATTACgtgcacaaaataaaatatatttttatccaaattataattcaatcatAAATAAACTCAACCCTATTCACTTTCGGGGACGTAGTTCTAAGACGGAAATAACTCTGACATGAGTTAACAAATGTAATTGTAATTGCGCTCGGACATGTTGTGTTCATGTTTCATCTTCAGTAACCGAGCGAGCACAGACAACACAGAATGACCGTGTGGATTTTCATCCCAAATTTCTTTCTCGGCTGATTTAATGGTTTCATACAATGTTTTATATAACTGTTTGGACTTTCAGTACCTTCAAGAACAATATTTAGTGTAAGATTTTCTTCATCAAAATTCTCATTCTCATTTTCAGGGTTCTGTTCAAAGTTAACATTTTTTTCACTAGTTTCCAAAAAATCTGGAAATGTATTTGTAGGAATTTGTGGTACAACACGATACGAAAATGACGAAGGAGTCTCCATATTAACCTTAGGAAAAAACGGACGAAGGTATACCTCTCCATGAAAAAACAAATTGTAGTAGTTCGGGACAAATCCATAACGACCTAGATGTATTTTAACGGTATTTTCATCTAAATATATTTTGTTCTGGCATTTTTTTCAATTGCAAGGACATAGTATATTTACATTCAATAAACACTCAGAATGACTAAGTGTAATTGTTACAAACGACTCTACACCAATACAATCGACGATACATCCATTTTCTATCGTTATTCATTTTATCCTAAAAAAAAACacatatattttattgaatattttatacaattattaaatttgTTATCATTTAGTCATTCGTTAAAAAGTTTAatacatgcaataaaacaaATTAAACTATATATCATAAACTGTAAATCTGAAACACGTTccaacatttaattaattaacataCGACATAAAAAATTCGAATATAAACATATAATCAGATTCGAAATCTGGAATTTCGAGCTTAATACCTCAAGAACATAATTTAATATTGTCGCTACGCTCTGCAGCAGCACGCTGATATACAGCTAGAAGCGAAACAAGAAATCGAACGGGCACTTACAAAAATTAACTCAGACCGTCTATATTTATAGGCATTTagcatagcgacggtttatgtaATTAGATACGGCTAAAGTCAATATATATTGTTTTTAGAAACTGTCGTTAATAGCGATGATTTTGTCAAAAATAACGACAATTTATTATGAACCGTCGCTAATCGtcgttatttttaaaattgggATGGTTTTACAAAAACGTCACCAAATTTTGCGACAATTTTTTacacaatatatattttttgtagtGTATATCTAAAGATTACGAACAAACAAATATATGTAACTTTTCATAATATCTAACACTGATTCTTAATCGTGGACAATTGATGCTTCTTAGAGtaagtatcttgtgagacggtctcacgaatctttatctgtaacacggatcaactctaccgatattcaaaataaatagtaatactcttagcataaaaaataatatttttttatggatgacccaaataagagaaccgtctcacaaaatacgacatgtgaaacaatctcacataagtttttgcttaCTTCTTATTATGTAATAAATTTTGTATATGATGTATGATTTGGAATTGAGAATGTCAAACATATAAAATCTAAAAAATGAATCAACATGGGAGAAACAATTATATATTATCATGTCTATACAGTTGTATTCATTTATCTTGGTACTATATTGGTATTTGGTAATTCAATCAAATAGAACAAAATTTAAGGTTATGAGATTAACTTTTAGTTAATCTTTATTAgttttcaaaattaatttaaattatatatttacattaagattttaattttgaaagctTTTTTCTCTTGCATGTAAAAGTCAAACCAGctaataaaaacaaataacaaTAGCGACGACTTCACAAAGTCAACTTCTGCAGTTGCTCAGAATCGCCATTTTAGTTCAAAATTCAAGAAGCAAACAAAGCTAGCATCAACTGAAACAATGGCGGAAGATGGCGAGGAGAAGCTGATAGCTGCAGCCCTCCAAGTTGCTAAAACTATCGGCCCGAATGATGCCGCCAGTGACGAGATTCTAAAGGTTTTCAACGGAAGACTACGGGAAAAACTCGCTCACGAAGACCCACGCAGCGGCTCAACGGGACTGTTACAAAATTTCAACGCTCTCCACCGTCAGATCTCCCGTTACCTGTCTTTAGACCGCCCCATCTGGTCAAAGTCCGCCGATTCCTCCTGCTTTCTCGATGCTGTCGACCAGTTAATCGACGTTGTCCGTGATTGGACCCCATTCGCCAACGACGAGAACATCTCCTCCTGTCTCGAGCGGGCTGAGTATTTGCTCCAACAGGCGGTGTTCCGTTTGGAAGACGAGTTCAAAACCCTTTTCGAACGTGGGTCCCAATCGTTTGACTTGAATCATCCCGAATACATCTCGTCggacgaagacgatgatgacGAAATCCCGGTGGCGCAGCCAATGAAGGATTACGATTTAGTGTTGGATCTTTTGCCGGCAGGGACTACGAGGGATTTGAACGAGATTGCGAAACGTATGGTGGTTGCAGGGTACGGAAAAGAGTGCTCCAACGCGTACATCTCGTGCCGGAGGGAGTTCATGGAGGAGAGCTTTTCGAGGTTGGGGATGAAGAATCTCAGCATTGAAGAGTTTCAGAATATGCAGTGGGCTCAGCTGGAAGATGAGATTGAGAAATGGATCAAAGCCATTACTGTAGCCCTTCGAATTCTTTTTCCGAGTGAGCGCCGCCTCTGTGATCGTGTATTTTTCGGCTTCTCATCAGCTGCTGACATTTCATTTATGGAGATCTGCAAGGATTCCACAATTCGTCTCTTGGATTTTGCGGATGTGGTGGCGATGGGGAGCCGGGCGCCGGACCGCTTGTTCAAAGTGCTGGATGTATACGAAACGGTAAGGGACTTGGTGCCCGAATTTGAGTATAT
This Primulina eburnea isolate SZY01 chromosome 2, ASM2296580v1, whole genome shotgun sequence DNA region includes the following protein-coding sequences:
- the LOC140823075 gene encoding exocyst complex component EXO70B1-like yields the protein MAEDGEEKLIAAALQVAKTIGPNDAASDEILKVFNGRLREKLAHEDPRSGSTGLLQNFNALHRQISRYLSLDRPIWSKSADSSCFLDAVDQLIDVVRDWTPFANDENISSCLERAEYLLQQAVFRLEDEFKTLFERGSQSFDLNHPEYISSDEDDDDEIPVAQPMKDYDLVLDLLPAGTTRDLNEIAKRMVVAGYGKECSNAYISCRREFMEESFSRLGMKNLSIEEFQNMQWAQLEDEIEKWIKAITVALRILFPSERRLCDRVFFGFSSAADISFMEICKDSTIRLLDFADVVAMGSRAPDRLFKVLDVYETVRDLVPEFEYIFSDQYCMPLWNEIVAIWRRLGDLIKEIFTELENLIRSDPAKTEFPGGGSHPVTRYVMNYLRAASRSRKTLEHLFEESGDNSSLRDHMAWILKLLMSNLEAKSKIYKDPALCSLFLMNNGSYILQKAKDNDLGILLGDDWIKKRTVKVRHYLLSYQKNSWGKVLDVLKIDNSSISPNEASKIWREKLKLFNSWFEEICRIQSTWVFYDEILREELRISVTESLSLAYRNFIGRHESVSRLGVKQDRNVRYSIEDIENRIGELFQRSGSERK